aatatcagctttaaaaatgaattatttaagaGTTATTCGGAATaattggaaaaaatgcacGTTTGGAGCGGCAGTATCTGTGTACGCTCTGCAATCGCTGAAAACGCACATTGAGTAAGCATTCAGAAAGCAGTAAAATTTAAGCAAAACTTTAACCTCTATCTTTGCCTGCAGGATTGAACAACATATGAGGGAGTTTGCCTCCAACATTCAATCAAATTGGGCAGGAAATCAACCGAAAAAGGTGCTTGTGGTCATGAATCCGGTGGCCAATAAAAAGAGATCGGAGAAATTTGTAAGTAGCTGGCACTCACCCGACCAAGATCTTAACCCAGCCTTAGTTTTGCAGTTCAAGAACTATTGCGAGCCGGTTTTGCATTTAGCTGGCTATTCCGTGGAGATCCTGCGCACCAACCACATTGGACATGCCAAGAGCTACGTGGAGGAGATGGCTGCGCTGCCCGATGCGATTGTGGTGGCCGGCGGCGATGGAACCTCCTCGGAGGTGGTGACTGGCCTCATGCGAAGGCGCGGCAATCTCTGCCCCATCACCATTCTTCCCCTGGGACGTTCGGTCCAGGCCGCCTCGAAGCGCATCCAAATCTTTGGCGTCAAGGACGTGGAATATGTGAAGAGCCTCTGCAAAGCCCTGGAACCCATGCTCAAGGATGAAAGCCAGTACCAAAGCGTCATTCGCTTCGATGTGATCAACGAAGACGAGGCAAACGACAGTCAGTTAAAGCCCATCTTCGGTCTGAATGGTCTTTCCTGGGGCCTGATTGAGGATATTAACTCGGCCAAGGATAAGTACTGGTACTTTGGGCCACTGCGTCACTATGCATCCGCCGCCTCCAAGTCCTTCGGTGATAATTGGAGCCTGAAGACCGACTATGTGTACACACCGCCTTGCCCGGGCTGCATTGATTGTGCTTCTGTTCAGCGCCAGGAGGCCGCACCGCCTGTGACCGGTGGGCTCTTCACAAGGAACCTCGTTAAGTACCAGAAAAACGCTGGCGGGCCGAAGAGAACGCTCGTTAAGAACGACGAGTGCAGCAAAAAGGTCGAGGGAAGCGTAGAGGCCAGCCAAATAAACATCAATTGCGTGCAGAACGGGAATAACTTTGCGGAGCTGGAGAGCCAGTTCATAAGCTCCTTGCAGCCGGGCTGGGAGTTCATCAAGCAAATACCGCAAGTCACCTGCAGCAACATTTTGCCCAGCCTGGTGGTGAAGAGTCGCACCATTCAGCTGCATCCGGACGGCGAAATGGCCGAGAAGTTCTACTCGATCGACGGCGAGGAGTACGATGCAAGACCCATCAAGGTATCTGTTGTGCCCAATGCCATTAAAGTTTTCTGTTGACATTTTAAACgtgtatattaattaaatcttGATTAAATTGCGCTATTTTTAGTATAGCATAACACATTCACAGCAAAAGTTAACCGCTATTTCTTCCCAAATCCAGAGCTGCGTGTAATCATTCTCAAATTTCTCAGCGGTGATCAAAATCAATTTATCGTTTATTCGAATGCATGAGCCAGTTTTCCGGCGCAGAACTTTTATTGTAAATGATTTTGGCTTGCAATTAAAGTGATCATACCAACATTTTCTGGCAATACACTCGATGGAACGGATATAGCGTGGAAAGTAATTTAAGCCTAAGTCGATCCAGTTGATCTTGGAGGAGCATTCCCAGGGTCGCTGCTTGAAGCCATCGATTCTCGGGTGTCCCACTCGGTCCATGAAGGCGCTTCTGGTGCGCAGGCTTCTGCTCCTCGACGGTTCCTTCTTTTCCACCATCGCAAAGTGGTTGGTCTCCCAGGCGGGAAAGTGGCTAACTGAGATCGCGTCACTGTCCGCGTAGAAGGGCAATTCGTATGACGATCGCTTGTAGCCCAATTGGTAGCTCTTCTCCTCGGGCTCGCCCGGCGGATCGATGCTCATGTAGCGCGGATTAAATGCCTGCCCGAGAATTTTGGCCAACGACTGGGTGGAGAGCTCTGCGCAGTAGTCGGCATCATCTTGAGCTGATCCAGCGACAACGACAAATAGTGTGAGGAAAACGGCCAGCCAGTTAAGTTCCTTTTGTGATCTCATATTTGGAAACGGTATTTGAGAAAACATGGCTGGTTGAAAACAGGGTTACAGCAAATAATAGAAACTGACTATCGTTTTAATTGCAGCGGTTATCgttggtatttattttgaacccaaatataaatatatattgataaaaagctaaattattattatctttatTAATGTGTTactaaaatgctttaaatctTTGGACAATAACTACAACTAATAACTATAAATCAGATGAGTTATTAATGtcttttgaaatgtttttattaatctaaaatatattataatgaaaataaaataatcctcATGTCCATTTTCCCACTAAAATGGGATAGCCGTAAAAACAGCTCTATCAGCTTAATCAGTAATAAACCCATCTCTATGAATAATCCGTTAGGTCTCATCAAAACACTAGAGTGTAGGTTGTACGTtgtaaaatatacatatattaaatcttcattattaaaaatgatttctcGTGTTACAACTACTGAGTGTATGCTAGTCCTTGGGTTCTGTGTAAAGTGAACGAATCGTACACGCGCTGCAGCTCAGACAGGCGATACTCCTCGAGACAAACGATACCCTGGAGAGAAGGGGAAAGTTTCAGGGCGCATGATAGGCAGTGAACAACGTGTCGCTTTTCTTGCTCCTTAATAAACAGTACATTGAATACTTCAACctgtaataaaatataatatatttaataatagttatatatttcagaaaaatatgtgGAATATGTACCTCGCATTGTCCGCAATAATGGGATGCTTCGTTCTTTCCGCGTCCATTAAAACGTATTTCCACACCTTTCGATTTAACATACTCTTGTATGTGCAAAACATTCTTAAGCGTTTGCAGCAAGCACATtctaaaaaagggaaaataacacaaataatattatttctaaatGATCCAGTGGCTTTAGAGTACTCACTTAATCAGCTCGTAGAGTTTGGTATCGGAGACTTTAATATTCCTGGCGAGGTTCCAGCTTAAATGAACCATCGGCACGATGCTTTTGAAAGCCTGCACTTTATTCCATTCATATCGCTCGATGGCCAGAGAGTACTGACGCCCAGTTAGTGGTCCAACATTCCACGCAATATTGTTGCACCATCCCACCGACTGAACCCAATGAACGCAACTGAAAGAGGAGTTAAGAGGCATCGTTAGTAAAtagaaatttacaaatattttctttgcttaCCCAGCATTTACCCAAACCAAGTCGCCGGGCTTTTGGATAAATCTGTAAACTGGAATATTCTCCTTGTACAAATCCTCCAGGACGGGCCACCACGAACCGTGCAGATAGCTGATGTTGTTCTTCTCGCACAGGTTGTGAACTCCGCCCCAGTAGGCGTCTGGGACGGCAAACCATTCACAGTCCCCTGGACCGATGTTAATATTAATTGAGCAGAAGTTGTTGTTCTCCTGATGGCCGGGAGTCCTACTTCCGGGCACTTTCATGTACAGCTGAACGGTGTTCATGCCCAGAATGACGTGGCCAACGTGGGAGAGCATATTGGCAGCGGATATGACTCGTGCAAAAGCTGGCAGTTTTTGTAGCTCTGTCAATTGTGGCTTCCACTTCTTTTCGTCGGAGAGATCCACGTTGGTTCCGAATCTAAAATAAGATTAAATTTGGGTTTAACAAGTTCGTTACACAAATATTTGAGAGCAGTTCAAGTACCTTAACATTTTActgtttattttgtgttttttacgcTTCAAGACAATGTTTGAATTGGATACCGAGTCCTTGGAGTCTGAGTCCGACATTGCTTGTGAGCCGGGAAATCCCTTGTCGCTTTCATCCTGCGGTAAAATAAGCTATACGATAGAGTAAACTGTATTCATGTTGAGAAAAGACCACGCAACAAGTATTACCTTCAGGCTGTCTTGAAAACTGGATGCTTGATATTGGGCATATTTGGCTATGGTTGTGTGAGACCGATGGGAAATGCAGGCCCAGACTCGCTTGCCCTGCGAAGTGTCCCAATTTTCGTCGGGCGACTGATGGACCTGTGTCCGGACCTCAACACTATGATCCGGATTGGCTTCCACCAGTGTTTTGGTCGAAAAGAGACCGAGATCTAGCTTCAGAGCCCCTGCCAAGCCGCGTACAACGGCAATGGGATGCTTCAGGCAAAACTCCTGCAGCTGGGGGCTGAACGCGTTCTTCTTATTTTCTAAATGAACAGAGGGAGTGGGCGGAAGGAGTTGATCCCTCGTGAGTTTCTGCGGTGGGCAATCGGGCGGAGATGGCGGGGGCGCATTCACTTGCAAAATAGTGCAGTGCACGGGCGGTTCATCGATCGGCAGCAGCTTCACAGCTGCCATCAACTGTTTTGAGtccatttgaattttgaacgTGGTCGATAAGTCGGAGGTTGCATCACCATTATAATCATTGTGCTTTGAGTCCTCATTGTTGCTCAAGGCATCATGGCTTAAACGCTCAAGTTTAATAGtctcattttgtttataaatatcattCGAGATGTCATCGAAGGTGTCCACAACACTTTGCTCCGAATTCTTGTTGCTCTCCGGCATGGCGTTGAAATTGCGCTGGTTGAGTGTCTCTGAAATGTCTGTAAAAGCGATATTAAAAGCGATCtagaatataatttttaaaccgtCAACCTACTTATTAGATTTTGATGCAATTGCGAAGATGTCTGAACATTGTTTTGCATCATTTCGGGTTGGCTGGAGCCATCTTCTTTAATACGTTTCGAAGGTATGGGACTTTGGCTGACTTGGCTGTGCGGATAGGGTGGAGGTGGCCCCTAAAAACGAAAAGGAAATGTATTTTGTTGAAATGTTTGATCTAAAATCAAACTCACCTGTATTGGACTTTGCTTTGTTATCTGTCTTGGTAGCATCTGCGCTGTTTGTTGTTGGCGAGAGTTCATTTCTAATGATATTGGCAGGTTCCAAGCTTCTTCAATTGAACACAGCTGGCGGCGCTTCGATGTAATGCTTGGCAATGGTGCTTGACTAAGTTGGCCCTCCAAAAACGTGATTCTCTGTGACAGTCCCTTCGACAGTCCGATTGTGTCCTTTTTCATGCGTATTGCTTGTTTTCTTCGAAATAATGAAGATTTCTGGAATGGCTAATGTTTAGATACGCAAATAACAAGAGGAACATAGATTTACCTGGAATGATATTTGTTTGGTTGCATTTAAATAGCAAGCATAGGCATCTCGTAATTGACCACAGCTCTCATAAAGTATACCCAGGTTGGTCCACGCGGCTTTATGGTCTTTATCCAATTGCACGGCACATATGTAGGCTTGAAGAGCATCCGTCGGTTGATTTTGTTGCTGATATAAAACGCTACAAAAGAATATGTGCAATTAGGAAAACATATAAGGGCAAGACATATACGGAATATTTTACCCGATCGAACACCAGGTATCTGCATTTCCCTCACTCTTTTCCACCGAATTGCGATATGCTAGGAAAGCATCATGGACCTTATTGATGCCGGCGTAACACCTTCCCAGTAAATATAATGATTGTCCACTCTTTGGGTCAGCTTCAATTGATTTTTGAAGAAAGTTCAATGCGTTTGCTTCACGTTCCTTTTTTTCGCCTAGGCATTCTACGCAATGGTACATCCATCCTaagataaaaacaaatcaagagGTGTTAAAGGGATTAGGGATgtgaaaaattatgttttgctAAAAGTCTGTTTTAAGGATCGtttcagtttttattatattcatGCGAATTATTATAGACGATCTTCTTACCTAATTGACGATAAACATCTGCTTTTAGTTCCAATgagatatttttttcatttagaaGAAATTCGTAACCATCCTTCGCTGCCTTATGTTTGTTTTGAACTTCATACAAATGCgcgatttgaaattttactgaaaattagattaaaataattattaattgtttaatatttaacgaGATTATAATTATATCATCATCACTTTCATAAATAATAAGTGTTTGGgctaaatattttactaatgttttaattattcaaaacACCTATGATccattatcataaaatataaaactctTAAAGCCttcttataatatatttaatgagtttttttttaaagagaaTCTAAACGTGGTTATATGATTTTGCTATTTTTTAAGTACTTACCCTGAAGTTCTGAAAAGGTCGAAGGATATGTGTAAAGCAGCGCCAGTTGCAGATGTTTCAGGGCAATGTGAAACTCCCCGCCATGTTTTAGCATTAGACCTAAACGCAAATGGACCTCATTTGCACATGTAAAGTTGGGACTTAGGTATAAAAGCTCCTGAAATGATTTGATGGCcctgaaaaaaacaaaaattaattcaaaaaagGTTTATAAGGGTTGAAATAAGCAATCCAGACATTTCGGAATATGAGTTGATAAATTTGTCACTGATTTATTTAGCCACAGGACTCGGCTCAAAAAGCcggcaaatacatatatttattagcatattttttattttttttatatatttcattattgaaaaaaaaaaacaacacaaatcCTTTATTTACAGTGAACTGTGTTTACATAAGTACATTCGTTCATACATATCTATGTGCCTGCAGTCACGTACACACATGCACGCATGTACATCCATATGTACAAACAAATTCATGTAACCTAGTTGATTTAACTAAAACCTCAAAGATTAGTGTATAATAGCATTTTTAAATGCCTTTTGCAACTAAAATACGACTAGAAAGTgtgcattttgtttataaataacaataGAACTTGCAGACAGACGACGGCAGACATGTCTGAATGCACTTAGAAAAATGAGACAGACATTGGCTTCAGTAGCACCCACAATCTTCCGTTTTATTGATTATTTACCCCAGACGTTGTCTACCGAAACGTTAGCATTCTgaatatttgtaattaaacAAAGAACACATTTTAACCCCGCAATTCACATAACGACCTTAAAGGGGGGCAATTCACTGCATTTtgtacacatacacacacaagcacattgtacaatgtacatacatgTAATGagaatttatgtatttttataacagTGATTTGCGGAAACAAAGGAACAATTCTTCGAATAGCTATTTTTGTTCTCATTTTAACTAGTTATACCAACTAATGCTGTTAGTAATTTGTATTGCAAAATTAATGTCTACAGCATCCATTTGTTATTCAGAAAACGTAAATCAAATCACAATCCATGACCGAAAAACTAACCAGTAAACGCACTTTTTTTGTGTAGAAAATCTCCAGtcttaattttaattcgtTGTGAACTGTttacaaatacatttaatttagtgGCAGTGTTGTTTCGTGTAGAATCTATTTagtaaacaatttaatatcAATACAATGGAGATGGGATAAGCTCGATAAAGTGAAATAATGGGAACGAATGAAATCGAAACAGTAGTGTCGATAAGAAGTTAtcgaataattaaaatgccaaaTCGAAGCGGTTCCACTACATTTGCGTCCACTTCCACGTTGAGCAATACGAATTAACGACCAAAAACATTAGAATCGATTAGATCTCTTTTTAAAAAGAAGGGCATCAACTTGTCCAAGACAGATATTTTTCCAAGAAACAACACAATCGCACAGTTTTTGTTATCTATGTAGTTCTAACCGTGAGGTTGGGttgaaataacaaaaataataatgtaaatttttagttaggtttaagatattttaaagtattattattaCGAAGACACTACAGTGCCAGGGCCAGGGCATATAGGATCCATATTTCTCAAGCAACAGTAAGCCGTATTTGTGAGTAGACTAGAAATTAAATGTGAAATAAACTTACCATTTAAAACACCGCAGTTTGAAATAAGCGACGCCAATTCCATATATAAATGCATGGTTTGTCCAGTAATTATTTTCTCGGAATCGTAAATACTTCTGATACGCAGATAATGCTgcaataaacatttaaataaaatacattaaattaccAATTTCCGAGTGGTTTAAAAGAAGTATTAGTAGCAAAGTGCATGACTATCCCTGGGCCTAAtgtacaggggtggtcaaaagtattttcacaaatgtaaatgttaactgtacttatattttgaactaataatataaacttttggcacctatagaaagagcacttcaattccgtttaaatgacacaaaaatgttcttaacccattaagacccctttgaaaagtgagcaaattttgcgaaagtcaaattttcgacttttttcctggggcttaaaacaaaaatgttttgatgcaaagttgttccccaatcaaatcaatcaataaGCTCCagggaaaaagttgaaaattttattttcaaaaaaaattgtctaatttgctcacttttcaaagggtgcttaatgggttaagaaaatttttgtgtcatttaaacggatttgaagtgctctttccataggtgccaaaatgtttatattataagttcaaaatatgagtacagttaacattcaaatttgagaaaatacttttgactagggttgtataaGGTTTTAGGACAGTACCTCAGGCATTTATAGTAATGTAAATGAAAAGGGAAAAACTGAAAGTAATTTTGACCGTTGCTGCGGTTTAAGTTACAGTACTAAAGcttttttataattctgtCTCATTATATAATTAGTATTAGCCTTAATTGGATACAAAcaaagtacatacatatatgtatcttCTAGCTCACATTAGGTCACCTATAGGAATAATCTGACAAAACTGCCATAGCTTGAGTGACGTTCAATGTAAATCGAATATAACCGTGATATGATGAGAACTTTGTACATATTTTGGCCAACTAAGTCCAAGTCGTCCGCACATATGCAAATGTTTATTTACCTTCAGAGTATTCGCCAAGAAGAAGATGCAGGTGACCAAGTTTGCAAAGAGCATTAACATATTGCTCATCTTGAGGTTTTTGGTCGCTAATGAAACCCTTTTCGTTAATTTTTTGATCAGGAAGCTTGGTGTCTTCACTTTTTTGTGACGATGTGTTTTCCATATGTTCATCCGGTAGATTCGAAGGGTCATACTTTTGTACAGCATTTTTATTGTCATGGCTGTTCTTCAAATCGTGCACTTGTCCATTAGCGATGTAGTTTTGTAAGTTTGTAATTGTCTGCTGAACCAGATTCTTTATTTCCACATTTTTTGGATTGGACAAGTCAAGAAATCCATAGTATCGACTGAAATGTACagatgtaaatattattaaacagCCCTAGCCGAACAAAAATTGACTTACCTGTCCAACTCGCGGACGAGGCAATCATCCTCAAAAGAAATTTGTCCCATTTTTGAAggaactatttaaaatatcccAGTCTTAACAGTGTGGAAAATACAGCGtagttttaaatgtttttttatttatatttttaatttagtgATGGCACAACACTAAAATATGCTTAGAGATGAGTGAGATTGAAATTTTGTGACGTGTCACGTTTGCCCTTAATATGGCTTTCACACCACGAAAACCTGGGGGGAACGTTTGGAATTTCCTGGAAGATGTGAAGAACGCATCCGTATTCATTGGATGCGAGCAacgataaaaaaaacattacgAACAATTTGGTTTCCTTCTTTGACTACACAaaaattgctttattttatattgaggGCCAAATCCAAACTTATATTATATACTACTCTAAAATCCGTCAGCAACGCTAATGTTTTGAGTCAGCTGGTGGCATAATTTTATTATCGAAATATTTGATAATAGAATACAGATGGTAGATATATTACATTTACTTGTGAtcgaattcaatttttaaaatataattgatttttcttggataataaattaaatacatattaattAAAGGTGGCCACATTAAAATTctcaaagaaaattaaaatattttttagaaatttgcaAAATTTAGCAAGCggtaaagaaaaattaaatttaaaagtaaaatccaTGAAGATATCCCTTTGGCCTTAGACATGTTTGCTGCGTTTGTTAAGAATCCTTTTTCACTttcgatgttttcattaactgtgagaaggaaaagaaaaaagttttattgatAAAATCAAAGATTTTATAAGACTTTACACTTAAATgtaatattcaaatatatagATAACATACATATGTCCGCTGCGTTTGATAAATCGACTGAGGCAGTTTCAACGTTTTCAGTATCTGAAaggataataaatttaaaaattttaaaatatttatattttttattccttaCCGGTTTCTGTTAAATCCTCCACCTCGGTTTCAATGTCAGCTTCAACTGTAAGAAcaacaatttgaaaataatttaataatttaaaaatatatatgctttatgaaaatataaaacttttttggccTTACTGGGGTTCGATGGGTCTGGCAAATAAACTGCATCGGGTTCAATGAATTCCTTAACTgaaagaattttgaaaaaattatattatttcttgTATCTTACCAGAAAGTCAACCATGCCAAGGAGCTCTTATCTAACTAGTTTCT
The genomic region above belongs to Drosophila takahashii strain IR98-3 E-12201 chromosome 2L, DtakHiC1v2, whole genome shotgun sequence and contains:
- the Utx gene encoding histone demethylase UTY isoform X1; protein product: MGQISFEDDCLVRELDSRYYGFLDLSNPKNVEIKNLVQQTITNLQNYIANGQVHDLKNSHDNKNAVQKYDPSNLPDEHMENTSSQKSEDTKLPDQKINEKGFISDQKPQDEQYVNALCKLGHLHLLLGEYSEALSAYQKYLRFRENNYWTNHAFIYGIGVAYFKLRCFKWAIKSFQELLYLSPNFTCANEVHLRLGLMLKHGGEFHIALKHLQLALLYTYPSTFSELQVKFQIAHLYEVQNKHKAAKDGYEFLLNEKNISLELKADVYRQLGWMYHCVECLGEKKEREANALNFLQKSIEADPKSGQSLYLLGRCYAGINKVHDAFLAYRNSVEKSEGNADTWCSIGVLYQQQNQPTDALQAYICAVQLDKDHKAAWTNLGILYESCGQLRDAYACYLNATKQISFQKSSLFRRKQAIRMKKDTIGLSKGLSQRITFLEGQLSQAPLPSITSKRRQLCSIEEAWNLPISLEMNSRQQQTAQMLPRQITKQSPIQGPPPPYPHSQVSQSPIPSKRIKEDGSSQPEMMQNNVQTSSQLHQNLINISETLNQRNFNAMPESNKNSEQSVVDTFDDISNDIYKQNETIKLERLSHDALSNNEDSKHNDYNGDATSDLSTTFKIQMDSKQLMAAVKLLPIDEPPVHCTILQVNAPPPSPPDCPPQKLTRDQLLPPTPSVHLENKKNAFSPQLQEFCLKHPIAVVRGLAGALKLDLGLFSTKTLVEANPDHSVEVRTQVHQSPDENWDTSQGKRVWACISHRSHTTIAKYAQYQASSFQDSLKLILPQDESDKGFPGSQAMSDSDSKDSVSNSNIVLKRKKHKINSKMLRFGTNVDLSDEKKWKPQLTELQKLPAFARVISAANMLSHVGHVILGMNTVQLYMKVPGSRTPGHQENNNFCSININIGPGDCEWFAVPDAYWGGVHNLCEKNNISYLHGSWWPVLEDLYKENIPVYRFIQKPGDLVWVNAGCVHWVQSVGWCNNIAWNVGPLTGRQYSLAIERYEWNKVQAFKSIVPMVHLSWNLARNIKVSDTKLYELIKMCLLQTLKNVLHIQEYVKSKGVEIRFNGRGKNEASHYCGQCEVEVFNVLFIKEQEKRHVVHCLSCALKLSPSLQGIVCLEEYRLSELQRVYDSFTLHRTQGLAYTQ
- the trk gene encoding protein trunk, translated to MFSQIPFPNMRSQKELNWLAVFLTLFVVVAGSAQDDADYCAELSTQSLAKILGQAFNPRYMSIDPPGEPEEKSYQLGYKRSSYELPFYADSDAISVSHFPAWETNHFAMVEKKEPSRSRSLRTRSAFMDRVGHPRIDGFKQRPWECSSKINWIDLGLNYFPRYIRSIECIARKCWYDHFNCKPKSFTIKVLRRKTGSCIRINDKLILITAEKFENDYTQLWIWEEIAVNFCCECVMLY
- the Utx gene encoding histone demethylase UTY isoform X2, which translates into the protein MGQISFEDDCLVRELDSRYYGFLDLSNPKNVEIKNLVQQTITNLQNYIANGQVHDLKNSHDNKNAVQKYDPSNLPDEHMENTSSQKSEDTKLPDQKINEKGFISDQKPQDEQYVNALCKLGHLHLLLGEYSEALSAYQKYLRFRENNYWTNHAFIYGIGVAYFKLRCFKWAIKSFQELLYLSPNFTCANEVHLRLGLMLKHGGEFHIALKHLQLALLYTYPSTFSELQVKFQIAHLYEVQNKHKAAKDGYEFLLNEKNISLELKADVYRQLGWMYHCVECLGEKKEREANALNFLQKSIEADPKSGQSLYLLGRCYAGINKVHDAFLAYRNSVEKSEGNADTWCSIGVLYQQQNQPTDALQAYICAVQLDKDHKAAWTNLGILYESCGQLRDAYACYLNATKQISFQKSSLFRRKQAIRMKKDTIGLSKGLSQRITFLEGQLSQAPLPSITSKRRQLCSIEEAWNLPISLEMNSRQQQTAQMLPRQITKQSPIQGPPPPYPHSQVSQSPIPSKRIKEDGSSQPEMMQNNVQTSSQLHQNLINISETLNQRNFNAMPESNKNSEQSVVDTFDDISNDIYKQNETIKLERLSHDALSNNEDSKHNDYNGDATSDLSTTFKIQMDSKQLMAAVKLLPIDEPPVHCTILQVNAPPPSPPDCPPQKLTRDQLLPPTPSVHLENKKNAFSPQLQEFCLKHPIAVVRGLAGALKLDLGLFSTKTLVEANPDHSVEVRTQVHQSPDENWDTSQGKRVWACISHRSHTTIAKYAQYQASSFQDSLKDESDKGFPGSQAMSDSDSKDSVSNSNIVLKRKKHKINSKMLRFGTNVDLSDEKKWKPQLTELQKLPAFARVISAANMLSHVGHVILGMNTVQLYMKVPGSRTPGHQENNNFCSININIGPGDCEWFAVPDAYWGGVHNLCEKNNISYLHGSWWPVLEDLYKENIPVYRFIQKPGDLVWVNAGCVHWVQSVGWCNNIAWNVGPLTGRQYSLAIERYEWNKVQAFKSIVPMVHLSWNLARNIKVSDTKLYELIKMCLLQTLKNVLHIQEYVKSKGVEIRFNGRGKNEASHYCGQCEVEVFNVLFIKEQEKRHVVHCLSCALKLSPSLQGIVCLEEYRLSELQRVYDSFTLHRTQGLAYTQ
- the Mulk gene encoding acylglycerol kinase, mitochondrial, producing MNYLRVIRNNWKKCTFGAAVSVYALQSLKTHIEIEQHMREFASNIQSNWAGNQPKKVLVVMNPVANKKRSEKFFKNYCEPVLHLAGYSVEILRTNHIGHAKSYVEEMAALPDAIVVAGGDGTSSEVVTGLMRRRGNLCPITILPLGRSVQAASKRIQIFGVKDVEYVKSLCKALEPMLKDESQYQSVIRFDVINEDEANDSQLKPIFGLNGLSWGLIEDINSAKDKYWYFGPLRHYASAASKSFGDNWSLKTDYVYTPPCPGCIDCASVQRQEAAPPVTGGLFTRNLVKYQKNAGGPKRTLVKNDECSKKVEGSVEASQININCVQNGNNFAELESQFISSLQPGWEFIKQIPQVTCSNILPSLVVKSRTIQLHPDGEMAEKFYSIDGEEYDARPIKVSVVPNAIKVFC
- the Utx gene encoding histone demethylase UTY isoform X3 encodes the protein MLKHGGEFHIALKHLQLALLYTYPSTFSELQVKFQIAHLYEVQNKHKAAKDGYEFLLNEKNISLELKADVYRQLGWMYHCVECLGEKKEREANALNFLQKSIEADPKSGQSLYLLGRCYAGINKVHDAFLAYRNSVEKSEGNADTWCSIGVLYQQQNQPTDALQAYICAVQLDKDHKAAWTNLGILYESCGQLRDAYACYLNATKQISFQKSSLFRRKQAIRMKKDTIGLSKGLSQRITFLEGQLSQAPLPSITSKRRQLCSIEEAWNLPISLEMNSRQQQTAQMLPRQITKQSPIQGPPPPYPHSQVSQSPIPSKRIKEDGSSQPEMMQNNVQTSSQLHQNLINISETLNQRNFNAMPESNKNSEQSVVDTFDDISNDIYKQNETIKLERLSHDALSNNEDSKHNDYNGDATSDLSTTFKIQMDSKQLMAAVKLLPIDEPPVHCTILQVNAPPPSPPDCPPQKLTRDQLLPPTPSVHLENKKNAFSPQLQEFCLKHPIAVVRGLAGALKLDLGLFSTKTLVEANPDHSVEVRTQVHQSPDENWDTSQGKRVWACISHRSHTTIAKYAQYQASSFQDSLKLILPQDESDKGFPGSQAMSDSDSKDSVSNSNIVLKRKKHKINSKMLRFGTNVDLSDEKKWKPQLTELQKLPAFARVISAANMLSHVGHVILGMNTVQLYMKVPGSRTPGHQENNNFCSININIGPGDCEWFAVPDAYWGGVHNLCEKNNISYLHGSWWPVLEDLYKENIPVYRFIQKPGDLVWVNAGCVHWVQSVGWCNNIAWNVGPLTGRQYSLAIERYEWNKVQAFKSIVPMVHLSWNLARNIKVSDTKLYELIKMCLLQTLKNVLHIQEYVKSKGVEIRFNGRGKNEASHYCGQCEVEVFNVLFIKEQEKRHVVHCLSCALKLSPSLQGIVCLEEYRLSELQRVYDSFTLHRTQGLAYTQ